One genomic window of Dryobates pubescens isolate bDryPub1 chromosome 17, bDryPub1.pri, whole genome shotgun sequence includes the following:
- the MTFMT gene encoding methionyl-tRNA formyltransferase, mitochondrial, producing the protein MWGWWLRSWREGVTVARGAAGRAGAPPWRVLFFGTDRFAVTVLRALQAAREPSENLLVSRLEVVTLPSRLRGDLPVKSCAQEFQLPVHEWPHTGPVGQFDVGVVASFGRLLSKELILQFPYGVLNVHPSCLPRWRGPAPVVHTVLHGDEVAGVTIMEIRSKRFDVGPIIKQEEFPVPPCCTAKELEVLLAKMGANMLISVLKNLPESLQNKREQPKEGVTFAPKISVAKSCVKWEEQTAAQILQLHRAIGSMFPLQTLWRGTTVKLLDLVEVDNIPGFSDQVLNDCGAAPGSLLYHKASRMLIARCREGWVGIKGVVLKKQLTAVDFYNGYLHSLFQQNSRSVREECRFQTLELSIAKKTLKEREKLQQDAKQ; encoded by the exons ATGTGGGGTTGGTGGCTGCGCTCCTGGCGGGAGGGGGTGACGGTGGCgcgcggggcggcggggcgggcaggggcgcCGCCATGGCGGGTACTCTTCTTCGGCACCGACCGCTTCGCTGTCACCGTCCTGCGAGCCCTGCAGGCCGCCAG GGAGCCCAGCGAGAACTTGCTTGtgtccaggctggaggtggtgaCTTTGCCCTCCCGCCTACGTGGGGACCTGCCTGTGaagagctgtgcccaggagtTCCAGCTGCCTGTTCACGAGTGGCCACACACAGGACCTGTGGGACAGTTCGATGTGGGTGTGGTGGCATCATTTGGACGTCTTCTAAGCAAGGAGCTTATTCTACAGTTCCCATA TGGTGTGCTGAATgtccatcccagctgcctcccacgATGGCGTGGTCCTGCACCAGTAGTCCACACAGTGCTTCATGGAGATGAAGTGGCTGGGGTGACAATTATGGAAATAAGATCAAAAAG GTTTGATGTGGGTCCAATTATTAAGCAAGAAGAGTTTCCTGTTCCTCCCTGTTGTACTGCAAAGGAGCTGGAAGTGTTGTTAGCAAAGATGGGTGCAAACATG CTGATATCAGTCCTGAAAAACTTGCCTGAAAGCTTACAAAATAAAAGAGAGCAACCAAAAGAAGGAGTAACCTTTG CTCCTAAAATATCTGTGGCTAAGAGCTGTGTCAAATGGGAAGAGCAGACAGCTGCACAAATACTTCAACTGCATCGTGCAATAGGAAGTATG TTCCCTTTGCAGACCCTCTGGAGGGGTACCACTGTTAAGCTTCTGGATCTGGTGGAAGTGGATAATATTCCTGGGTTTTCAG aTCAAGTATTAAATGAttgtggagctgctcctggttCACTGCTGTACCATAAAGCCTCCCGAATGCTGATAGCTCGTTGCAGG GAAGGCTGGGTTGGAATCAAAGGAGTGGTGTTAAAGAAGCAGCTTACGGCAGTCGACTTCTACAATGGATATTTGCACTCTTTGTTCCAGCAGAACTCAAGATCAGTTCGTGAGGAATGCAGATTTCAAACACTTGAACTTAGCATTGCAAAAAAGACtctgaaggagagggagaaattgCAACAGGATGCAAAACAATAG